A window of Acidobacteriota bacterium contains these coding sequences:
- a CDS encoding glycosyltransferase family 2 protein has product MSGGVSIALTGIVVHWHNEELLARLREAWPDDPRFELLIVDNGSREGLPEGRGRVVSGSEGGSRNRGFAGGVNRGLEEARGEIVLILNPDAEPEKGALEALLTGFEQFPDAAGLAPKLLGDDGQSQHRWQLRPLPSPWTLLQQALLLPAGAGPATEPPAGAQVEQPAAAALALRTDTLQALGGMDEGFYPAWFEDVDLARRLRDRGETLRYWPSARFRHGLGASVPRLGYGPFLWVYYRNLVRYLRLHYGRSWALAAVPALLAGMALRMLLLPLRRPRRSTSRSQAAAGLGAVMLGAVSGWRRPRRLARECRPPRR; this is encoded by the coding sequence GTGAGCGGCGGGGTGAGCATCGCCCTCACGGGGATCGTCGTCCATTGGCACAACGAGGAGCTGCTGGCTCGGCTCCGGGAGGCCTGGCCGGACGATCCGCGCTTCGAGCTGCTGATCGTCGACAACGGCTCCCGAGAGGGGTTGCCGGAAGGAAGGGGGCGGGTGGTGTCCGGCTCCGAGGGTGGAAGCCGCAATCGGGGCTTCGCTGGCGGCGTCAACCGCGGGTTGGAAGAGGCCCGGGGGGAGATCGTGCTGATTTTGAACCCCGACGCCGAGCCCGAGAAGGGCGCTTTGGAGGCGCTCCTCACGGGTTTCGAGCAGTTTCCCGACGCCGCCGGTCTGGCCCCCAAGCTGCTGGGAGACGATGGGCAAAGTCAGCACCGATGGCAGCTGCGGCCGCTACCCTCGCCGTGGACGCTGCTCCAGCAGGCACTCCTGCTCCCCGCCGGAGCCGGGCCGGCCACTGAGCCACCCGCCGGTGCTCAGGTCGAGCAACCCGCCGCCGCCGCCCTGGCCCTGCGGACCGACACGCTGCAGGCTCTGGGAGGCATGGACGAGGGTTTCTATCCGGCGTGGTTTGAGGATGTGGACCTGGCTCGGCGGCTGCGGGATCGGGGGGAGACGTTGCGCTACTGGCCGTCGGCGCGCTTCCGCCACGGGCTGGGGGCGTCGGTGCCCCGTTTGGGGTATGGTCCGTTCCTATGGGTCTACTACCGCAACCTGGTGCGCTATCTGCGGCTGCACTACGGCCGCAGCTGGGCGCTGGCGGCGGTGCCGGCGCTGCTGGCGGGGATGGCTCTGCGGATGCTGCTCCTTCCCCTTCGGCGCCCGCGGCGCAGCACCAGCAGGAGTCAGGCTGCCGCCGGTCTGGGAGCGGTGATGCTCGGGGCGGTGAGCGGCTGGCGCCGGCCCCGGCGTCTGGCCAGGGAATGCCGGCCTCCTCGAAGGTGA
- a CDS encoding glycosyltransferase family 2 protein, with amino-acid sequence MSIVVPTVGASPLLLPCLEALRRDGGEALEILVVDQAPEPLALPSELAVRHLRPGSNLGFTGGVNHGLEAAAGELVGTVNDDLVVQPGWCRGLARALEQDPAAGAAQGVVLRWDDAKRVDGAGLAFNRWGQAVQLGHGQRPEDVLSGGTPRRIFGASATAVLFRRQALEAVAGEDGVFDRRLGSYYEDVDLACRLRAAGFHALLVPGALARHKGSATGGADRLELVYRNRYAVLARVLGRSFWLHLPRFVLRDGLDLLRFVLRGQEAKAGALLVGVGRAVRLVPEFLHRGPAQLPPGELLGRWHEGPSQDAAS; translated from the coding sequence TTGAGCATTGTAGTGCCGACGGTGGGCGCCAGCCCTCTGCTGCTGCCCTGCCTGGAAGCGCTGCGTAGGGACGGTGGGGAGGCTCTGGAGATTCTGGTGGTGGATCAGGCGCCGGAGCCTCTGGCACTACCTTCGGAGCTGGCGGTGCGGCATCTGCGTCCGGGCTCCAACCTAGGCTTTACCGGCGGGGTCAACCACGGTTTGGAGGCCGCCGCCGGGGAGCTGGTGGGAACGGTCAACGACGATCTGGTGGTGCAGCCGGGCTGGTGCCGAGGACTGGCGCGGGCGCTGGAGCAGGATCCGGCCGCTGGCGCAGCCCAAGGGGTGGTGCTGCGGTGGGACGATGCCAAGCGGGTGGACGGCGCCGGTCTGGCGTTCAACCGTTGGGGGCAGGCGGTGCAGTTGGGGCACGGCCAGCGTCCGGAGGACGTGCTCTCCGGCGGAACGCCGCGGCGGATCTTCGGTGCCTCCGCCACCGCCGTACTCTTCCGGCGCCAGGCTCTGGAAGCGGTGGCCGGCGAGGACGGTGTCTTCGATCGCCGGTTAGGCTCTTACTACGAGGACGTCGACCTGGCCTGCCGCCTGCGCGCCGCGGGCTTTCACGCTCTCCTGGTGCCGGGAGCGTTGGCTCGCCACAAGGGCTCCGCCACCGGCGGTGCTGATCGCCTGGAGCTGGTCTACCGCAATCGCTATGCGGTGCTGGCGAGGGTCCTCGGACGCTCCTTCTGGCTGCACCTGCCGCGTTTCGTGCTGCGCGACGGTCTCGATTTGCTGCGCTTCGTTCTGCGCGGCCAGGAGGCGAAGGCCGGTGCGCTCCTGGTCGGGGTGGGGAGGGCGGTTCGCCTCGTGCCGGAATTCCTCCACCGGGGGCCGGCGCAGCTGCCCCCCGGCGAATTGCTGGGCCGCTGGCACGAGGGTCCATCCCAGGACGCGGCTTCGTGA
- a CDS encoding glycosyltransferase family 2 protein produces MARDRSPSQPRPAPAPAPVAVCIVTYGAAADLPECVASLRALTPPVAEITVVDCASADDSVAVSRGLAVDFRGEEGAGTSFRVVALEENLGFAGGMNRALAETAAPFVLSLNADARPRPGFVQRLLARLETHPDAGAVTGRLLRPEQPGEPRRLDACGMRLIPTWRHLDRGSGEVDRGQFAEPEKVFGATGAATLYRRAALEDAAVDGEVFDAAFHSFREDAELSFRLRERGWEILYEPTAVAVHKRWNLPERRSAMPAMVNYHSLKNRYLLRCYHQTGRNLLLTLLPTLLRDILALGYVLLRERSSFEAYRWLWRHRRRIAQRRRHIQRRRKVGSASIDRWFHTSGEPL; encoded by the coding sequence ATGGCCCGAGATCGCTCTCCTTCGCAGCCTCGCCCGGCACCGGCTCCCGCGCCGGTGGCGGTGTGCATCGTCACCTACGGTGCCGCTGCCGACCTGCCCGAGTGCGTCGCCAGCCTGCGGGCGCTGACGCCGCCGGTGGCGGAAATCACGGTGGTGGACTGCGCCAGCGCCGACGATTCGGTGGCGGTGTCCCGGGGATTGGCGGTCGACTTTCGTGGTGAAGAGGGCGCCGGAACCAGCTTCCGGGTGGTGGCACTGGAGGAGAATTTGGGCTTCGCCGGCGGCATGAATCGAGCACTGGCGGAGACCGCCGCCCCCTTCGTGCTCAGCCTCAACGCCGACGCGCGGCCGCGGCCGGGTTTTGTTCAGCGGCTGTTGGCGAGGCTCGAAACTCATCCCGATGCCGGCGCGGTCACCGGCCGCCTGCTGCGACCGGAACAACCGGGGGAGCCCCGGCGGCTGGACGCCTGCGGCATGCGCCTGATCCCCACCTGGCGACATCTGGATCGCGGTTCCGGGGAGGTGGATCGGGGGCAATTCGCCGAGCCCGAGAAGGTCTTTGGCGCCACCGGTGCCGCCACTCTCTATCGCCGCGCCGCCCTCGAAGACGCGGCGGTAGACGGCGAGGTCTTCGATGCCGCCTTCCACTCCTTTCGGGAAGACGCGGAGCTCAGCTTTCGGCTGCGGGAGCGCGGCTGGGAAATCCTCTACGAGCCCACGGCGGTGGCGGTGCACAAACGCTGGAACCTGCCCGAACGGCGTAGTGCCATGCCCGCCATGGTCAACTACCATTCGCTGAAGAACCGCTACCTTCTGCGCTGCTACCACCAGACCGGCCGCAACTTGCTTCTCACCCTACTGCCGACCCTGTTGCGGGACATCCTGGCCCTCGGCTATGTCCTGCTGCGGGAGCGCTCCTCCTTCGAGGCTTACCGCTGGCTGTGGCGCCATCGCCGCCGCATCGCCCAGCGCCGACGGCATATCCAGCGCCGCCGCAAGGTCGGATCTGCCTCCATCGATCGCTGGTTTCATACCTCCGGAGAGCCGCTATGA
- a CDS encoding DUF1972 domain-containing protein translates to MTSASGASSAKRPAQDSPPLRVALLGSRGIPGRYGGYETLMEELAVRLVEAGHEVTVYCRSHFTPKGLREHRGAKLVVLPTLRTKYFDTPVHTLLSCLHAIFRRFDAVLIVNSANALFVPLLRWTGTPVALHVDGIEKRRAKWGWPGRMVYAVSERLATWLPTVLVTDAEVIRQHYLSRYGAESTVITYGVEPDVPEEPEVLPRLGLEDQRYFLYVSRFEPENNPHRVAEAYRSVTGELPLAMVGGAPYARRFIDGFTRDADPRILFPGPIYGAGYRELLGHARAYIHATEVGGTHPALVEAMGYGCCPVVNDTPENREVAGPEALYFRAAEPETLARHLSRLAENAEEARERGLHAAKRAQELYSWGGVCRRYESMFLSMSNRATKSRGN, encoded by the coding sequence ATGACCTCCGCCTCCGGCGCCTCTTCAGCCAAGAGACCGGCGCAAGATTCCCCGCCGTTGCGGGTTGCACTGCTGGGGAGTCGCGGTATCCCCGGCCGCTACGGTGGCTACGAGACTTTGATGGAGGAGCTGGCGGTGCGATTGGTGGAAGCGGGACACGAGGTGACGGTGTATTGCCGCTCCCACTTCACCCCCAAGGGCCTGCGGGAGCATCGCGGGGCGAAGCTGGTGGTGTTGCCGACCCTGCGCACCAAGTACTTCGATACCCCGGTGCACACCTTGCTTTCTTGTCTCCATGCCATCTTCCGGCGGTTCGATGCGGTGCTCATCGTCAATTCCGCCAACGCTCTCTTCGTGCCCCTGCTGCGCTGGACCGGCACGCCGGTGGCGCTGCACGTGGACGGCATCGAGAAGCGGCGGGCCAAGTGGGGCTGGCCCGGGCGCATGGTCTATGCGGTCTCGGAGCGGCTGGCGACCTGGCTACCGACGGTCTTGGTCACCGACGCCGAGGTGATCCGCCAGCACTACCTCTCGCGCTATGGAGCCGAGTCGACGGTGATCACCTACGGGGTCGAACCGGATGTGCCGGAGGAGCCGGAGGTTTTGCCTCGCCTCGGTCTCGAGGACCAGCGCTATTTTCTCTATGTCAGCCGATTCGAGCCGGAGAACAATCCCCACCGGGTGGCCGAGGCCTACCGCTCGGTGACCGGTGAGCTGCCCTTGGCGATGGTGGGCGGAGCGCCCTACGCCCGCCGCTTCATCGATGGCTTCACCCGCGACGCCGATCCGCGGATTCTCTTCCCCGGCCCGATCTACGGGGCCGGCTATCGTGAGCTCCTAGGTCACGCCCGGGCCTACATCCACGCCACCGAAGTGGGGGGGACTCATCCGGCGCTGGTAGAGGCCATGGGCTACGGCTGCTGTCCGGTGGTCAACGACACGCCGGAGAACCGCGAAGTGGCGGGTCCGGAGGCGCTCTATTTCCGCGCCGCAGAGCCGGAAACTCTGGCTCGACACCTGTCGCGGCTGGCGGAGAATGCCGAGGAAGCGCGGGAGCGGGGCTTGCATGCTGCCAAACGGGCTCAGGAGTTGTATTCTTGGGGCGGCGTCTGCCGGCGCTACGAGTCGATGTTTCTCTCCATGTCGAACCGCGCTACCAAAAGCCGCGGCAACTGA